One window of Quercus robur chromosome 5, dhQueRobu3.1, whole genome shotgun sequence genomic DNA carries:
- the LOC126726397 gene encoding uncharacterized protein LOC126726397 — MPSLKMKHNLSMHCLKEKYGLPVCQKSSKVSKKSCSYVRITEQTAEFDTCIHKCQDVSSSTQVPIENVESNEATDCAELPNEETSQFQKQPSFFVDSATIERMESTHNSNLETIFSPALEPIENDTELKADGDTGNNNDPDMPRLGADDSDDNRSSSDYQTCDVSDFYISDMIVASLPVNENAFDGDIGDANFFPSYDYAEPSMLFDVAEQYIMLPFLEETVKMSDINDAQSGEEALNDSDNNSLYLAIDQMRSCNQGFDVNSDSDQAECFDPQVFIKNLPELSDVVSNFQATILPKETQNSKAVTLVLDLDETLVHSTLEHRDDADFTFSVFFNMKEHTVYVKQRPYLHTFLERVAEMFEVVIFTASQSIYAEQLLDILDPDGKLISRRVYRESCIFADGSYTKDLTVLGVDLAKVAIVDNSPQVFRLQVNNGIPIKSWFDDPSDCALVSLLPFLETLIDADDVRPIIAKRFGNKE; from the exons ATGCCATCACTAAAAATGAAGCACAATTTGAGCATGCactgtttaaaagaaaaatatggtcTTCCTGTCTGCCAAAAGTCGAGTAAAGTTTCCAAAAAATCATGCTCATATGTCAGGATTACTGAACAAACAGCAGAATTTGACACCTGTATTCACAAATGTCAGGATG TTTCTTCAAGCACCCAAGTGCCCATTGAGAACGTTGAAAGCAATGAAGCTACAGACTGTGCCGAATTACCTAATGAAGAAACTTCTCAGTTTCAGAAACAGCCATCATTCTTTGTAGATTCTGCAACCATTGAAAGAatg GAATCTACTCACAATTCAAACTTAGAGACAATTTTCTCTCCTGCTTTGGAGCCCATTGAAAACGATACTGAACTAAAAGCTGACGGTGATACAG GGAATAACAATGATCCTGACATGCCAAGGTTGGGAGCTGATGACAGTGATGATAATAGAAGCTCATCTGATTATCAAACTTGTGATGTATCAGATTTTTATATATCTGACATGATTGTTGCTAGCTTACCCGTCAATGAGAATGCTTTTGATGGTGATATTGGTgatgcaaatttttttcctagttaTGATTATGCTGAGCCGAGTATGTTGTTTGATGTGGCTGAGCAATACATAATGTTGCCTTTCCTTGAGGAAACTGTGAAAATGAGCGATATCAATGATGCCCAATCTGGTGAAGAAGCCTTAAATGACTCAGATAATAACAGCTTGTACCTAGCAATTGATCAGATGAGATCCTGCAACCAGGGATTTGATGTTAACTCTGACTCAGATCAGGCAGAGTGCTTTGATCCGCaagttttcataaaaaatttaccAGAACTATCAGATGTGGTGTCAAACTTTCAGGCAACTATTTTGCCAAAGGAAACTCAGAACAGTAAAGCTGTAACACTAGTACTTGATTTGGATG AAACACTTGTCCACTCTACATTGGAACACCGTGATGACGCAGACTTCACcttctctgttttcttcaaTATGAAAGAGCACACTGTATATGTGAAACAGAGGCCTTACCTCCACACATTCTTGGAGAGAGTTGCGGAGATGTTTGAAGTTGTTATTTTTACTGCAAGCCAAAGCATCTATGCAGAGCAACTTCTTGATATACTGGATCCAGATGGAAAGCTTATATCTCGCCGAGTTTACCGTGAATCATGCATTTTTGCAGATGGCAGTTACACTAAAGATTTGACAGTTTTAGGTGTTGATCTCGCAAAAGTTGCCATAGTTGATAATTCTCCACAG GTTTTCCGGTTGCAAGTCAATAATGGGATTCCTATAAAGAGTTGGTTTGATGATCCGTCAGACTGTGCACTAGTTTCATTACTTCCTTTCTTAGAGACCCTGATTGATGCCGATGATGTCCGTCCAATCATTGCCAAGAGATTTGGTAACAAGGAATAA